The window tacaCCTCAGTCCCAAACAAACCATTCATCTTTTGAACAATATTATAATACCTCAAGTCTAGATAAAATATGATTTGATGACAAAATGTTCTAACATCTAGTAATAGGCCGAATCCCattttatatgtgttgtagcgAGCAGCATAACCAATGGCAGAGTTCAGATGCTGACCATCCCAGAACATTTCCCCACCCCAAGACAAATGTGGACTGACACTCTGCAACACcatgtaaaagaaaaaaaactcaaaataTTTCATCTACCTTCTCAATAGGCCAGCCTAGAAAGCTCAGACAATGTTCTAATAGCCATCAGCTTCTGCAATTGCATTGGATGATATTTCTTTTGCATGGATAAACAGGATATGGTATCATGGTGATAGCATAGTCGAATAAACCAAGCGAAAAAAATATTCACTTCGTATTTTTCAAGTGAAGCTCTGGTATCATGTCAAGGACGGAAGGATTCTCCCTTGGAATGTCTACGAAAAACTCAGTTGTAGTTGCATCAAATGAGAAGCCTCTTCCAGCCatttccttcatgaaagttgtcaTTTCACTAATTTTGTTGAACCTGAGAAATCCTTGCACAATAACATTGTAAGTGACATTGTTTGGAAAACAATTGTTGTCTTCCATTCTTCTCAGCATATCTTTAGCTTCATCAAACAACCCTTGAAGACAAAATCCATTTATCATTACAGTGTATGTTCTCACATCCGGAAACAATCCCATCAAAGAAAGCTTCTCGAAAATCGCATGAGCTTCATCGAGTTGACCATTTTTGCATAATCCATTAATGACAACATTGTAAAATACAATACCAATatcttctctctttctttccaacttattAAAGAGGGACATAGCTTTTTCAACAAGTCCGTACTTAAAATAACCATTGAGCAAAGTGCGATGAGTGATTAAATCAGGTATGGGCCCCACAGATAGCATCTCGGCATAAAAATTTTCTGCATCACCAATTCTTCTGACTTCAAATAGACCCTGCAGGATAGTATTGTAGGTAATAATATCAGGCTTTGATCCCTTTTGAGAAATTTCACGAAACAATTGCATGGCCTCCCCCAATTTCTTTTGTTTACAGTATCCATTTATTAGTATGTTATAGCTAATAATGTTAGGCTCAATGCACTTCTCTATCATGAGATCAAAATTTCTCCTCGCTCTATCTAGTTGACCATGCAAACAATATCCATCCACTATTGCACTGTAGGTGATTATATTAGGCTTTACACCTTTTTCGACCATGTGTTTCATTACTTCCTCAGCATCTTCAACCTTCCCTTCTTTACATAGTCCATCTATCACTATGTTGAAGGTGCACACATTTGGATAAATATTCTGATTTACCATCTCAGAGAACAAAGTCGTAACCTTTTCCCACTGGCCAAGCTTACACAAACCATCAATCAAAGAACTATAAGTGACTATGTTTGGACGAATGCCTTTCAGTTTCATCTCGTTCAGAAGGTTGATAGCAGAATCTAAGTTTCCATCTTTGCAAAGAGCATCTATAACGATGCTGTAGATATATATGTGGGGCTTAGTGTTCCCTTTTTCCATTATCCTGAGCAAACTTAAAGTTTTTTGGGTATCGCCCCTTTTGCTAAGACCATTCATTACAGTTGCATACATGACTTTGTCGGGCTCACAAATCTTCTCTCTCACCAATTTTTTGAACAATTCAACCGCATCTTTAACCTTATTATCAGCAAAGATTCCCCTTAATAGGGTGGTAAAGGTGACAACATCAAATGGAATGCCATTCTTCAAATAAATGGGTAACACCGAAAATGCACAATCAGCATGATGCATCAGAAAATAATTGTTAATCACGATATTCAAGATGAAATCATTAATTGGGATGTCCAGTGTACACATTTCTCGAAAAAGAGAAATGACAGCTGAGTAATGCTTCATATTTAGCATAGTCTTCAATAATTTAGAGAAGTCTACAACAGAAGGAAGAGGCTTCATTCTGACCATTTGATGGAAGAGAGTAACAGCATCATCTAAACACTTTACCATCTCAAATTTACTGTTTACTGAAATATATGTATTACTATGATATGAAGAATAAGGTCTTGTTGAAATTGCAGAGCAAGAATGGAAAGTAGAGAGAAAGGGAATAATACCATTGTGAGAGCGAAGCAGAAAAATTCTGGCCATACTGGATTGCTAAGAAATCtctataccttttttttttttttttttttttaataagtgcttattcgatttttttttttaataagtgcttattcgaaaaaaagtgaggtgtttggccaagcttttgtgaaaaaataagtacttttgggagtAGCAGAAAtaatttttcagaagctaaaaaaaatagcttttgcccgaaaacacttttttgaaaagtacttttgacaaaaatgcaaatagaagcactttttaaaagtttggtcaaacactaatgaatgctcaaaagtacttttttaattaattggccaaacacaaattacTTTTCGCTAAATgtgcttttttgaaaagtactttttaaaaaaaatactttttaaaataaacaaattttaaaagcttggccaaacaggcttgCTATTATTAGTAGGGACAAGTGACTCACAACACTTTTGTGTTAGCTGAGACTAAAGTAAAGTAGTAAAGTGATCGGAAAAGGGTCATATTGGTGTTATATTGGCCTTTGTTAGTGTAAAAGTGTTATGTACTTcctccatctcaaattatttgtcttcGTTACTAAAAATAATTTTCTCAAATTATGTATaattttagaagtttaaaacaTAATTAATTACTTTTTCTCTATTTTACTCTTAATAGAATTTTTTCATTATgtagatgacacataaatagagtaaatgtTTAATGGAGAAAGATTATAatttagacataaataaaagtaaAGGACGTGTAAAACAAAAAGACGATATataatttgagatggagggagtacctCTTTAACAGGTCATACTTTAGAGCTATATTTACCCTCACCTATTAAAACTAGTTATATTTGTTCTTCACCCGTTAAAACTATATTTTCAGCTTTAAAAAGTCGGGTGTTATTGAACAAAAAATCAGCCCCATTTTAAATCCTAAATGGCACGACCCACTTATTTGCCCACACTTAAATCACTCTCATTTCTCTCTCTATCCGGAAGATGTCGTTAAGCCTGCAAATTAATtatggatggagggagtacttatACCTGTAGGAAGGGGGTGGATATATTGGTTGAGCTTTGTATTTTTTTAAAgttgaataaagaaaaagttaTGTTAAAAAGAGAGAAATTAAATCCCACGTAATTTTTACTTATATAATTACCAATTTGGCACTATTAAAAAAGAATGAAGTGAAGTGTCTTACTTTTAATTTTGAATATGCTATCCCAGAAAGAAAATTTGTTTCTCGTAACAATTCATTCTGTTTTGAATGTTCTATTATAAAAATGAACTCTATTTACACTTTAGGGTGGGGTAAatatagcatttttttttttaaagtgaacTCTATAATAAAAGGGATATTTTTCTGTTCACTAAGAGCATGATACGTGCCTTTTTAAAgatgaaaatgaagttttaactTTTAACATGCGAGGGCTAAATATAGCTAGTTTTAATGGGTGAGGtcgtaggggtgttcatgggtcgGTTTTGGGTTAAAACCAAAACAAACCAATCTAGTCggttttaaaattattaaaaccaaatcaaaccaaatataatacatatccatTGGTTTGGTTGTAGTCGATTCGGTTCAGTTTGGGTCAATGGCAACGACGTGCAGCAACactcaatactatgacaacaattaaattgtttggcaacaaaaaaaattcatttttAAAAGATTCATCATATATGTCAACATTAAGACTAAGTTGTTGCTAAATATTAAATTTTTCtaattatattatttttgttgGCAAAAGAGTTAttgtcatttctatactttcttgtagggCAACCACTGTTCTCATTATAACCAGTTACACAAGTAATAATTGGTAAGTGTGCatttaaatacaataacaaaaacaATAAGTCAATAACTATGCCTCCGCAAGTGGAATGGGCTGTATGAATTCTCATTGACActaatactcaattaattctcattTTGGAACACTAAAATACAAAATAGATAGTATTAAAAGTTCTCGACATTTTCAAGACATAAATCTCTAATATGACCAAATGAATCCTAAAAAACATACGACCAAAAGTAAACATACTAACATTGACCAAGACATAGTCCTAATTTTTTGaataggcaaaaaaaaaaaaaaacaaattggtaTCCACCATATAGATATGTTTTTTCGATTTTGCCATATTTTCTCTAGTTCTACGGTGGATGAGCTTGTATGTCCTTTGGAGCAACTTCCTTCTATGTAATTTTAGATTTATCTCATCTCCTTTTAAACACATCCATTCACCATGAGTTTACACCTACTGACTGGTGCATCTATAGGTCGATGATGCAGACATGACCAAATCATGACTGGTGCATCTATAGGTCGATGATGCGGACATGACCAAACCATCTCAAGCGACTTTTTCTCATTTTATCATCAATGTGTGCTAACTTGCACCTTTGTCGAATGTTGTTACTTTTGCTATTGTCTACATGTAACCTTACTATGTGTGTCATGTCAATGGTGAGATGCTAAGTCAATCTAGACAAAGCATGAAAATACTAGCGGACTGCACAGTATCATACACATAATCATCGGCAGTGCCACCAGATTCAAGTGTCTATACGCTTGTCTTTCAAAATGTCAGATATTGTAGTGCTTTCAAACCCATGTTCTTCTGCCATAAGAGCAGCAGAAGTCCATTTATAGCGTGAAAATATAAGTGGacgcataaaaaataaaaataaaaaaagagatcTGTCCCAGTATGAACTAAGAGCGTAGATTCTGGCATGACCCTATTCAGGTCATGCTAAAAGTATCTGTCCCAGCTGCCAAGTCACTTTACAATGTATGAATGGATGGCTATTGTTTTCTGCATTTTGCTGACACAGGAAATATCTTGAGCTTAACTGAAAGAATATGTCAATATTAAACAACTGCTAGTCATCAGCACACTAAACTGCAAAAGTAATGCAGTAGACCCAAGAATGTTGATATGTTATATTTACAAGAATAAGGGCACTGTCCGTTTATTTCTTGTCTAGCTTCATCTAATAACACCTCCTTTGTCTGTTTGGTAATTGAACGGTTCAGCTCATCCCTATGCTCACTTGCAACGACACGAACAACATCTCCAACGGACAACAAACAAGAATATGCCTGATGCGATTATCTAGCAAGTGAAACATCGTGTCAGAAAAACAAAAGGACAATTGAAATACAGCtgtgaagcaagaaaaatcaTTGTCCTTAAATAAATACTGGGTATATTATTTAGGAGAATACAAACAAGTTTTTTAGGGATAGGATAAAGCCAAACGTGTACTGCAAATTGATAAGCCACTTCAAGGACGGCGTAATTTATAGAGGTTGATGAAGGCTATTCAGAAAAAGGTGATCTTATTTAATGAACAGGTATGTCATTTAGAATTAAAACTAAAATTTAAATTTGAAGGTTCAGCTCGATCGCCAATTACAAGTCCAAGTCATTACATATATCT is drawn from Lycium barbarum isolate Lr01 chromosome 8, ASM1917538v2, whole genome shotgun sequence and contains these coding sequences:
- the LOC132605739 gene encoding putative pentatricopeptide repeat-containing protein At1g12700, mitochondrial, producing the protein MARIFLLRSHNGIIPFLSTFHSCSAISTRPYSSYHSNTYISVNSKFEMVKCLDDAVTLFHQMVRMKPLPSVVDFSKLLKTMLNMKHYSAVISLFREMCTLDIPINDFILNIVINNYFLMHHADCAFSVLPIYLKNGIPFDVVTFTTLLRGIFADNKVKDAVELFKKLVREKICEPDKVMYATVMNGLSKRGDTQKTLSLLRIMEKGNTKPHIYIYSIVIDALCKDGNLDSAINLLNEMKLKGIRPNIVTYSSLIDGLCKLGQWEKVTTLFSEMVNQNIYPNVCTFNIVIDGLCKEGKVEDAEEVMKHMVEKGVKPNIITYSAIVDGYCLHGQLDRARRNFDLMIEKCIEPNIISYNILINGYCKQKKLGEAMQLFREISQKGSKPDIITYNTILQGLFEVRRIGDAENFYAEMLSVGPIPDLITHRTLLNGYFKYGLVEKAMSLFNKLERKREDIGIVFYNVVINGLCKNGQLDEAHAIFEKLSLMGLFPDVRTYTVMINGFCLQGLFDEAKDMLRRMEDNNCFPNNVTYNVIVQGFLRFNKISEMTTFMKEMAGRGFSFDATTTEFFVDIPRENPSVLDMIPELHLKNTK